A window of Dehalococcoidia bacterium contains these coding sequences:
- a CDS encoding 50S ribosomal protein L25 has translation MKRLELEVLKREVKGKKVRFLRRGGLIPCNIYGHGIESQPVQVEARKLGQIIARAGGTDLIALKMGGADASGMVVIRDVQRNPMTGEPIHVDFYQVNMAEKLKADVPLVFTGNAPALKLKNVSLLHAMTSLQIEALPDDLPHNIEVDISSLALPEQSIHVKDLKVSDKITILADPDQMLIKVAEVRKVVEEVPAVEAPAEGEEAAAEAAEGEEAAATSEEKPEKK, from the coding sequence ATGAAAAGACTGGAGCTTGAAGTTTTAAAACGAGAAGTTAAAGGCAAGAAAGTGCGCTTTCTGCGGCGCGGCGGACTGATACCTTGCAACATATACGGCCACGGCATCGAATCGCAGCCCGTGCAGGTCGAAGCCCGCAAGCTCGGCCAGATTATTGCCAGGGCCGGGGGAACTGACCTGATCGCTCTTAAAATGGGCGGCGCTGACGCTTCAGGCATGGTGGTCATCCGTGACGTGCAGCGCAACCCCATGACCGGCGAGCCCATCCATGTGGATTTTTACCAGGTCAATATGGCTGAGAAGCTCAAGGCTGATGTTCCTCTGGTCTTCACCGGCAACGCTCCGGCCTTGAAGCTCAAGAACGTCTCCCTGTTACATGCTATGACATCGCTCCAGATCGAAGCACTGCCCGACGACCTCCCGCATAATATCGAGGTCGACATCTCCAGCCTCGCCCTTCCCGAGCAGTCCATTCATGTTAAGGACCTGAAGGTCAGCGACAAAATCACCATCCTGGCCGATCCCGACCAGATGCTGATCAAGGTCGCTGAGGTCCGCAAAGTTGTTGAAGAGGTTCCGGCGGTAGAGGCTCCGGCAGAGGGTGAAGAAGCAGCAGCCGAAGCAGCAGAGGGTGAAGAGGCGGCAGCAACATCTGAAGAGAAGCCCGAGAAGAAATAA
- a CDS encoding TIGR03960 family B12-binding radical SAM protein, translated as MRIDDKILQGIVKPARYTGGEWNSIPKNWETADLRVALAFPDIYEVGMSNMAIPVLYEIINGIPGALAERVYAPWIDMEQALRQHNHPLCSLETGRSLRDFDIIGFSLGYELSYTTVLNMLDLSGIPVFSAQRDGSYPLIIAGGTCAMNPEPLSDFIDVFFAGEAEGMLEEILTVVRQHKNNRNTLLRNLAKLPGIYVPRFYSALYREDGTLASLHPAADSAAPAGIAKAVADKLRPVTRPVVPYIEVIHDRAAVEIQRGCSRGCRFCQAGILYRPIRELPEDTVLETAGCLLENTGYNTLALISLSSGDYSNIHHLVRTLSDRYARAGITISLPSLRLDKSSIDLIDSLPAGRKTTLTFAPEAGSERLRRAINKWIPQDAMMETFASAFEKDWMNLKLYFMVGLPTETSEDVKDIAVMVDSVSRLGKSIRGRPPRVRVSVSSFVPKPHTPCQWSAQDTGGQLEAKQAILQGLLRRSGVKLSWHDTKTSLLEAVLARGDRRLGAVIYSAWKKGCRLATWSELFDYSRWQQAFEECGIDPSFYAHRERNTSELLPWQHINPGVSTAFLRAERERMFSGELTGDCRAEACNLCGLQGSHHSCRARARETV; from the coding sequence ATGCGCATCGACGATAAAATCTTACAGGGCATTGTAAAACCCGCTCGATATACAGGCGGGGAGTGGAATTCCATCCCGAAAAACTGGGAAACAGCCGATCTGCGGGTGGCGCTGGCCTTCCCTGATATCTACGAGGTGGGCATGTCCAATATGGCCATACCTGTTCTCTATGAGATAATCAACGGCATCCCCGGTGCTCTCGCCGAACGCGTTTACGCGCCGTGGATAGACATGGAGCAGGCGCTGCGTCAACATAATCATCCGCTCTGCAGCCTCGAGACCGGGCGCTCGTTGCGCGACTTCGATATCATCGGCTTTTCGCTGGGTTATGAGCTGAGCTACACAACCGTTCTAAATATGCTGGACCTATCAGGGATCCCCGTCTTCAGCGCGCAACGCGACGGATCATATCCCCTGATCATCGCCGGCGGCACCTGTGCCATGAATCCCGAGCCGCTCTCGGACTTCATCGATGTATTCTTCGCAGGTGAAGCTGAAGGCATGCTGGAGGAGATATTGACTGTAGTGCGGCAGCACAAAAATAACAGGAATACCTTGCTGCGCAACCTGGCGAAGCTGCCTGGGATATACGTACCCCGCTTTTACTCAGCGTTATACCGGGAAGATGGGACATTAGCTTCGCTGCATCCGGCGGCGGATAGCGCAGCTCCAGCCGGCATCGCTAAAGCCGTTGCTGATAAGCTAAGGCCGGTGACGCGGCCGGTAGTGCCTTATATAGAGGTAATACACGACCGCGCCGCCGTTGAGATACAACGGGGCTGCAGCCGGGGCTGCCGCTTTTGCCAGGCCGGGATTCTCTATCGCCCGATAAGGGAGCTGCCCGAAGATACCGTGCTCGAAACCGCCGGCTGCCTGCTGGAAAATACCGGATACAATACGCTGGCGCTGATATCCCTCAGCTCCGGCGACTACAGCAATATCCATCACCTTGTCCGGACTCTGTCGGACAGATATGCGAGGGCCGGTATAACCATCTCCCTGCCCAGCCTGAGGTTGGACAAATCTTCCATCGACCTTATCGACTCGCTGCCGGCAGGCCGCAAGACCACACTGACTTTTGCACCGGAAGCCGGCAGCGAGCGCTTACGCCGGGCCATCAATAAATGGATACCCCAGGATGCCATGATGGAAACCTTTGCCTCCGCCTTTGAAAAAGACTGGATGAACCTGAAGCTTTACTTTATGGTAGGACTCCCCACGGAGACGTCTGAGGATGTGAAAGATATTGCCGTCATGGTTGATTCCGTCAGCCGGCTGGGCAAAAGTATACGCGGGCGCCCGCCGCGCGTCAGGGTCTCGGTATCGTCCTTCGTTCCAAAACCGCACACCCCCTGCCAGTGGTCAGCCCAGGATACCGGCGGGCAGCTCGAGGCCAAGCAAGCTATTCTGCAGGGTCTGCTGAGACGGAGCGGTGTAAAGCTCTCCTGGCACGATACTAAAACCAGCCTTCTTGAGGCCGTGCTTGCACGCGGCGACCGTCGCCTGGGCGCCGTAATCTACTCCGCCTGGAAAAAAGGCTGCCGGCTGGCTACCTGGAGCGAGCTTTTCGATTATTCCAGGTGGCAGCAGGCATTTGAAGAGTGTGGAATTGATCCGTCCTTCTATGCACACCGGGAGAGGAACACGTCTGAACTGCTTCCCTGGCAGCATATCAATCCCGGTGTGAGCACCGCTTTCCTCAGGGCCGAGCGGGAAAGGATGTTCTCTGGAGAACTGACCGGTGATTGCCGTGCGGAGGCCTGCAATCTATGCGGGCTGCAGGGCAGCCATCACTCCTGTCGCGCCAGGGCCCGCGAAACAGTTTGA
- the rpsL gene encoding 30S ribosomal protein S12, with product MPTVNQLVRKGRHKMARKTKSPALQVIYNTLKNKSRKGVCSPQKRGVCVQVKTMTPKKPNSALRKIARVRLTNHIEVTAYIPGEGHNLQEHSVVLIRGGRVKDLPGVRYHIIRGTLDAAGVEKRRQGRSKYGAKAPKAPAAAS from the coding sequence ATGCCGACAGTGAATCAGTTGGTCAGGAAGGGCCGCCATAAGATGGCCAGGAAGACCAAGTCTCCCGCGTTGCAGGTGATCTACAACACCTTGAAGAACAAATCGAGGAAGGGTGTATGTTCTCCGCAGAAACGTGGCGTATGTGTGCAGGTTAAAACAATGACACCGAAAAAGCCTAACTCGGCGTTACGTAAGATCGCCCGCGTACGGCTGACAAATCACATCGAAGTTACGGCATATATACCGGGAGAGGGACACAATCTTCAGGAGCACTCGGTAGTTCTCATACGCGGCGGCAGGGTCAAAGACCTGCCGGGCGTCCGCTATCACATCATCCGCGGTACACTCGATGCTGCGGGAGTCGAAAAACGCAGGCAGGGGAGAAGTAAATACGGGGCGAAAGCTCCCAAAGCGCCTGCAGCGGCCAGCTAA
- a CDS encoding P-loop NTPase encodes MGLFHCPLGAPYYDDDACIDCGLCYATTAEEKVEASRKIREYMKTHIPRASAVSKIAVCGKGGSGKTTAVALLALALKEAGRRVIVIDADESNPGLGRMLGIKGEPQALSDLFNEDGKFSQRERFSMDDIPPGFVSSEDGVRFMAVGKILDPFQGCACSLAESARSIVEKLELKEDEVLVLDMEAGVESFGRGVERQADTILAVVEPSLESIIVAGRIAQMAQGMGIGRVGAILNKMSSISMSARARQELEKRDVKIYGVLNYNPNLAEAAFEGKPVRDRIAAKEAGIIVDDLYKAL; translated from the coding sequence ATGGGATTGTTCCATTGCCCCCTGGGGGCGCCGTACTATGACGACGATGCCTGCATCGATTGCGGGCTGTGTTACGCCACGACGGCCGAAGAGAAAGTGGAGGCTTCCCGAAAGATAAGGGAATATATGAAAACACACATACCCCGCGCATCTGCCGTGAGCAAGATCGCGGTTTGCGGCAAGGGTGGCTCGGGCAAGACTACGGCCGTCGCATTGCTGGCGCTGGCGCTCAAAGAGGCCGGGCGCAGGGTGATAGTCATCGACGCTGACGAGTCGAATCCCGGCCTGGGCAGGATGCTTGGAATCAAGGGAGAGCCTCAAGCGCTCAGCGATCTATTTAATGAAGACGGCAAGTTCTCGCAGCGCGAGCGGTTTTCCATGGACGATATCCCTCCCGGATTTGTGTCGTCTGAAGACGGTGTACGGTTTATGGCGGTGGGGAAGATACTCGACCCCTTTCAGGGCTGCGCCTGCTCGCTGGCTGAGTCGGCGCGCAGCATAGTCGAGAAGCTCGAATTGAAAGAAGACGAGGTGCTGGTTTTGGACATGGAGGCGGGCGTCGAGAGCTTCGGCCGGGGCGTGGAAAGGCAGGCCGATACAATACTGGCTGTTGTTGAGCCCTCCCTCGAGTCCATAATTGTGGCCGGTCGCATCGCTCAGATGGCGCAGGGAATGGGCATCGGCCGGGTGGGCGCTATCCTCAACAAGATGTCTTCCATAAGTATGTCGGCCCGCGCCAGGCAGGAACTGGAAAAGCGCGATGTGAAAATATATGGCGTTTTGAACTACAACCCGAATCTGGCCGAAGCAGCTTTCGAGGGAAAGCCGGTGCGTGACCGTATTGCCGCTAAAGAGGCCGGCATCATTGTTGATGATTTATACAAAGCTCTATGA
- a CDS encoding PAS domain S-box protein, with translation MAKKSDKNRARQTVMKAIGQSPAPRKSRAVKRRNPTGKPEPAGGQMTTLLGGLPDGICIFDKAGVITYCNASFSAISGLPLRKLTGRKLRKNALWGVPGKDDEFRELWRRVKQAGRQLEVQAQPITRPGQPTRFWNLKLTPYLSKKKRLEGMNLQIRDVTEEAGLRNRERLMTDYYAAALMHQSIQPLLDDLVSLLKGYSRCPFIEVIISDTYGNRTLKAMTGQSPGLWDANKAISQPAVEMLFSEAGAEFSCGEKDSLCLGDTLAIADGLVGSLRKLVNDAMNSYGCKSLALIPVRLAGKITGYILLISPVAGGITPYMVETIESVSGHLQVVIEHAELKDEVRRQRQGLLKQMHERAAHLEALSERLKQESAERKKAQEEMRVQRDLAVALNGIENLDEALKLCLDTAILVSGMDCGGIYLADPVALGFNLAVSRGLSDDFVRQVTYYKDSEPNALIIKNGVPVYSTYNEIDEPTDEIRQAEGLKGLGVIPVIHDGRAVACLNIASHVLDEIPFNARSVVEAIAADLGTFIAHITDREALKESEERYRTLFAGTPNPILVKDMEGNYIDGNDAALAFLECTREEFLAMNVKNTLPPYLDEDWYANLRKIWEIGGTVERDYYVWGKIKVLELTLTPLQVRGRKIVFGIGRDVTEKKKAEKELRESEEKYRLLVENANEAIAVVQDSIVKYVNDRTFEIMLHSREEFLSRPFIEFIHPDDKQMVMGYYTSWASHEKVPSLYPFRFIDKDGAIKWAEMRATTFKWEGKPAVLVLMTDITERQRAAEALRQSEERYRLLAENSLDVIWTVGLDLKPIYISPSIELYTGFKADEVKDIVTSGEWAARLGMDPKDARQQQASMRALVEGEAEIQVIEYKIKAGDGKSYWAHEKMSILRDSEGKISGIIGVTRDITEQKVVTENLIVADRLVSLGEMAGGLAHEINNPLTAVMGFAYLLQQNPATSPEIREDVESIYKESKRAAEVIKNFLTFSRGQVAEKRAEQINILIENVLNLRQSRMQKENIDVKLELSEGLPSVYCDPARIQQAILNIILNAEYFMYQAHERGTLSIKTDVYGGNIKLAIGDDGPGMSADKLDHLFDPFYTTKQSGEGTGLGLSICHSIVRDHGGRIYVESALGKGAVFTIELPAGQQGLMLT, from the coding sequence ATGGCAAAAAAATCTGATAAGAACAGGGCCAGACAAACCGTTATGAAAGCCATCGGGCAGAGCCCCGCACCCAGGAAGAGCAGGGCGGTAAAAAGGCGCAATCCTACCGGGAAACCGGAGCCGGCAGGAGGGCAGATGACCACCCTGCTGGGCGGCCTGCCGGACGGGATATGTATCTTCGATAAAGCAGGTGTAATCACTTACTGCAACGCAAGCTTTTCCGCCATCAGCGGTCTGCCGCTCAGGAAGCTAACCGGCCGCAAGTTGAGGAAGAACGCGCTATGGGGAGTGCCGGGCAAAGATGATGAGTTCAGGGAGTTGTGGCGCAGGGTAAAGCAAGCAGGCCGGCAACTGGAGGTTCAGGCCCAGCCCATAACCAGACCGGGCCAGCCAACTCGATTCTGGAATTTGAAGCTCACGCCGTATTTGTCAAAGAAGAAACGGCTGGAAGGCATGAATCTGCAGATCAGGGATGTGACTGAAGAAGCCGGGCTGAGGAACAGAGAACGCCTGATGACGGACTATTATGCGGCAGCATTGATGCACCAGTCGATCCAGCCGCTGCTGGATGATCTGGTGAGTCTGCTCAAAGGTTACAGCCGCTGTCCGTTTATAGAAGTAATAATCTCGGATACTTATGGAAACAGGACACTGAAAGCCATGACCGGGCAGAGCCCGGGCCTGTGGGACGCCAATAAAGCCATTTCCCAGCCCGCTGTCGAGATGCTCTTCAGCGAAGCCGGAGCGGAGTTTTCCTGCGGCGAAAAAGACTCTCTTTGCCTGGGCGATACGCTTGCTATAGCAGATGGTCTGGTGGGCAGCCTGAGGAAACTGGTGAATGATGCCATGAATTCGTATGGTTGCAAATCGCTGGCGCTGATACCGGTCAGGCTGGCGGGAAAGATAACTGGATATATCCTGCTGATCAGCCCTGTTGCCGGAGGAATAACGCCGTACATGGTAGAGACGATAGAGTCGGTTTCAGGCCATCTACAGGTCGTAATTGAGCATGCCGAGCTGAAGGATGAGGTACGCAGGCAGCGACAGGGACTGCTGAAGCAGATGCATGAGCGGGCTGCCCATCTGGAAGCCTTGAGCGAAAGGTTGAAACAGGAATCTGCCGAGCGTAAGAAAGCGCAGGAAGAGATGCGGGTGCAGAGAGACCTGGCCGTAGCCCTCAACGGCATCGAGAACCTTGATGAAGCATTGAAGCTGTGCCTGGACACTGCGATTCTGGTATCCGGCATGGACTGCGGAGGTATCTACCTGGCGGATCCCGTTGCCTTAGGATTCAACCTGGCGGTTTCCAGAGGGCTGTCCGATGATTTCGTCAGGCAGGTTACCTATTATAAAGATTCGGAGCCAAATGCCCTTATCATTAAAAACGGCGTACCGGTTTACTCAACTTACAACGAAATCGATGAACCGACGGACGAGATTCGACAGGCGGAGGGCCTGAAGGGCCTTGGTGTTATACCGGTTATACATGACGGCAGGGCCGTAGCATGCCTGAATATCGCCTCCCATGTACTTGATGAGATCCCCTTCAACGCCCGCAGCGTGGTCGAGGCCATTGCGGCGGACCTGGGCACTTTCATTGCCCATATCACAGACAGGGAAGCGCTGAAGGAGAGCGAAGAACGTTACCGTACGCTGTTTGCCGGTACTCCCAACCCTATACTGGTAAAGGATATGGAGGGCAACTACATTGACGGCAATGACGCCGCGCTGGCCTTTCTCGAGTGTACGCGAGAAGAATTCCTGGCTATGAACGTGAAAAATACGCTGCCTCCTTATCTTGATGAGGACTGGTATGCGAATCTTCGCAAAATTTGGGAGATAGGAGGGACGGTAGAGCGTGATTATTATGTCTGGGGAAAGATAAAGGTACTCGAACTCACGCTCACACCCCTCCAGGTGCGCGGCCGTAAGATCGTGTTCGGTATAGGCCGTGACGTTACTGAGAAGAAAAAAGCGGAGAAGGAGTTACGCGAATCGGAGGAGAAATACCGGCTATTAGTGGAAAATGCCAATGAGGCCATCGCGGTTGTGCAGGACTCCATCGTTAAATATGTCAATGACAGGACATTTGAAATTATGCTCCACAGCAGGGAAGAATTCCTGTCCAGGCCTTTTATTGAGTTTATTCATCCGGACGATAAGCAAATGGTTATGGGATACTACACGTCCTGGGCAAGCCATGAAAAGGTGCCGTCGTTGTATCCCTTCAGGTTTATTGATAAGGATGGAGCGATAAAATGGGCGGAGATGAGAGCGACCACTTTTAAGTGGGAAGGCAAACCCGCCGTCCTGGTGCTGATGACGGATATCACCGAAAGGCAAAGGGCTGCGGAGGCATTGAGGCAGAGCGAGGAGCGGTACCGCCTGCTGGCGGAAAATTCCCTGGACGTGATATGGACGGTAGGCCTGGATTTGAAACCAATCTATATCAGCCCGTCAATAGAATTGTATACCGGATTTAAAGCAGATGAAGTGAAAGATATCGTCACTTCCGGCGAGTGGGCCGCAAGGTTGGGGATGGATCCAAAGGATGCCAGGCAACAGCAGGCCTCGATGCGGGCGCTGGTGGAAGGTGAGGCGGAGATACAAGTCATTGAGTATAAAATTAAGGCCGGTGATGGGAAAAGCTACTGGGCACATGAGAAAATGAGTATTCTTCGAGACAGTGAGGGCAAGATAAGCGGGATAATAGGTGTTACCAGGGACATTACCGAGCAGAAGGTAGTGACCGAGAACCTTATCGTCGCCGACCGGCTCGTTTCTCTGGGTGAGATGGCGGGCGGCCTGGCCCATGAGATCAACAATCCGCTTACCGCGGTGATGGGATTCGCTTATCTACTGCAGCAGAACCCTGCCACATCCCCGGAGATAAGAGAGGATGTGGAGTCTATTTATAAAGAGAGCAAGAGGGCGGCTGAAGTAATCAAGAACTTCCTCACGTTTTCGCGCGGCCAGGTCGCCGAGAAGAGGGCGGAGCAAATAAATATCCTGATTGAGAACGTGCTCAATCTAAGACAGAGCCGGATGCAGAAAGAGAATATCGATGTGAAGCTGGAACTGTCGGAAGGTTTGCCCTCGGTCTATTGCGATCCTGCACGGATTCAACAGGCCATACTCAATATCATATTAAACGCGGAGTATTTTATGTACCAGGCCCACGAGCGCGGCACGCTCAGCATTAAAACGGATGTATACGGCGGCAATATAAAGTTGGCCATAGGGGATGACGGCCCCGGAATGTCGGCCGATAAGCTGGACCATTTGTTCGATCCTTTCTACACCACCAAGCAGTCCGGGGAAGGAACGGGCCTGGGACTGAGCATATGCCACAGTATAGTCCGTGATCATGGGGGCAGAATTTACGTCGAAAGCGCACTGGGCAAAGGAGCCGTTTTCACTATTGAGCTGCCGGCCGGGCAACAAGGTTTAATGCTAACGTAG
- a CDS encoding 4Fe-4S binding protein translates to MTRQADPFEVYAELKSRVEKNKFPVDPIYIDLANRIFPGDKEIMPRILACLANAEQIKIVAALPDLDLPPSSGRSLEVSDTFAGKLGMDKTLVRQHIRELFEKGLVFPTRKGPAMARTFMQLHDAALGNPNYDKSLGRIYYDLWGSIEGPMTKPAPANLPAGHASEFRVVPRWPSIKDVPGVQPFENAPALLKSRSLIAVMRCGCKASHTDRWCGVPQESCITLDRTAEYNLDRKTGRKISADEAIAIIQNFDKQPAVHVTVNQREVTQLLCNCHYCCCLAIKIAQKSRFISVVDPVKCKGCGVCVERCQFQAVSMKKYDGIEGERSFTEPEICRGCGSCNITCKSGARSMKLVRPLEHVPETLSIY, encoded by the coding sequence ATGACGAGACAGGCAGACCCTTTTGAAGTATACGCCGAGCTGAAGTCCCGCGTAGAAAAGAATAAGTTCCCCGTGGATCCTATTTATATTGATCTGGCCAACAGGATCTTCCCCGGCGATAAAGAAATCATGCCCAGGATCCTGGCCTGCCTGGCCAATGCCGAACAGATCAAGATCGTTGCGGCGCTGCCCGATCTCGATTTACCACCCTCATCCGGACGTTCGCTCGAAGTTTCAGATACTTTCGCCGGCAAGCTGGGCATGGATAAAACCCTGGTCAGGCAGCATATCCGCGAGCTGTTTGAGAAGGGCCTGGTATTTCCCACCAGGAAAGGCCCCGCCATGGCTCGCACCTTTATGCAGTTGCACGATGCTGCGCTGGGCAATCCCAACTATGATAAAAGCCTGGGCCGGATTTATTATGATCTCTGGGGTTCCATCGAAGGCCCGATGACCAAACCAGCGCCTGCTAACCTGCCCGCCGGCCACGCCAGTGAATTCAGGGTTGTGCCGCGCTGGCCTTCCATTAAGGACGTGCCGGGGGTTCAGCCTTTCGAAAACGCACCTGCCCTGCTTAAATCCCGCAGCCTGATTGCAGTTATGCGCTGCGGCTGCAAAGCGTCGCACACTGACCGCTGGTGCGGCGTGCCGCAAGAGTCATGTATAACGCTGGACCGCACCGCCGAGTATAACCTGGATAGGAAAACGGGCAGGAAGATATCCGCCGACGAGGCCATAGCCATTATTCAGAATTTCGACAAGCAGCCGGCTGTGCATGTAACCGTAAACCAGCGTGAGGTAACGCAGCTCCTCTGCAACTGCCATTACTGCTGCTGTCTTGCCATCAAAATCGCCCAGAAGAGCCGTTTTATCTCGGTGGTCGACCCCGTAAAGTGCAAAGGTTGCGGGGTCTGTGTGGAAAGGTGCCAGTTCCAGGCCGTTTCAATGAAAAAATATGACGGGATCGAGGGCGAAAGATCTTTCACAGAACCCGAGATATGCAGGGGTTGTGGGAGCTGCAACATCACCTGCAAGTCGGGTGCCCGTAGCATGAAGTTGGTGCGTCCGCTTGAACATGTACCGGAGACGCTGAGCATCTATTAA
- a CDS encoding alpha/beta fold hydrolase: MADSWQEYKAFDHPAILNFVFYPRSDYYRTADSERSTGYMVPVEDGVDISCRFYFGDAQNANLLFFHGNGELAGEYEDIGDAFNNIGLNLLVADYRGYGSSGGRPSVSGMMRDAHTIAKWFHALLDEKGYMGGRFIMGRSLGSGPAIELAAAYTADFKGLVIESGFCDITDLLGRMVKIAQPGGRPAPPTPGFDRVVKIAIPALVIHGEYDSIVPLDQGEKIFRNLATADKKMVVIPEADHNTIFAEGMELYLHELDEFVRKHE; the protein is encoded by the coding sequence ATGGCTGACAGCTGGCAGGAATATAAGGCTTTTGACCATCCCGCTATACTTAACTTCGTTTTTTATCCCAGGAGTGACTATTACAGGACGGCCGACAGCGAACGCTCAACGGGATACATGGTACCCGTGGAAGACGGCGTCGATATCTCCTGCCGGTTCTATTTCGGGGATGCGCAGAACGCCAACCTGCTTTTTTTCCATGGAAACGGCGAGCTGGCCGGCGAATATGAAGACATCGGTGACGCGTTCAACAACATCGGCCTGAACCTTCTGGTTGCAGATTACCGGGGATATGGCAGCAGCGGGGGAAGGCCTTCGGTGTCCGGCATGATGAGGGATGCCCATACTATAGCAAAATGGTTCCATGCTTTATTAGATGAAAAAGGTTATATGGGCGGACGTTTTATTATGGGGCGCTCGCTGGGCAGCGGCCCGGCCATCGAGTTGGCCGCCGCCTATACGGCTGATTTCAAAGGACTGGTGATTGAGAGCGGTTTCTGCGATATCACAGACCTGCTGGGAAGGATGGTGAAGATAGCGCAACCGGGCGGAAGGCCGGCTCCCCCCACGCCGGGCTTTGATAGGGTCGTCAAAATAGCCATACCTGCGCTGGTGATACACGGGGAATATGATTCCATCGTGCCGCTCGACCAGGGTGAGAAAATCTTCCGCAATCTGGCCACCGCCGATAAGAAGATGGTGGTTATACCTGAAGCGGACCACAATACGATTTTTGCCGAGGGCATGGAACTGTATCTGCATGAACTCGACGAGTTCGTGCGAAAGCATGAATAG
- the rpsG gene encoding 30S ribosomal protein S7, whose protein sequence is MSRRAKFVNREVSPDPKYGSPVVARFINKIMYKGKKSTAQGIVYEAFDRINKQMKTEPLNIFEQAMKNATPALQVKSRRVGGATYQVPIEVSPERGEFLATKWIITYARDRGGRSMAERLAAELMDAAQGQGNSIKKKQDTHKMAEANKAFAHYRW, encoded by the coding sequence ATGTCAAGGCGAGCCAAATTTGTAAACAGGGAAGTGAGCCCGGATCCCAAGTACGGGAGCCCGGTGGTTGCCAGGTTTATTAATAAAATAATGTATAAGGGCAAGAAATCCACTGCCCAGGGTATTGTCTACGAAGCATTTGATCGCATCAACAAGCAGATGAAGACCGAACCTCTCAATATTTTTGAACAGGCAATGAAAAACGCCACCCCCGCGCTTCAGGTCAAGTCAAGGCGCGTGGGCGGTGCTACATATCAGGTACCCATTGAGGTAAGCCCGGAGCGCGGCGAGTTCCTGGCCACCAAATGGATCATTACATATGCCAGGGACCGCGGCGGAAGGTCGATGGCTGAAAGGCTGGCCGCAGAGTTGATGGATGCAGCCCAGGGACAGGGCAACTCCATCAAGAAGAAGCAGGATACCCACAAGATGGCAGAGGCAAATAAGGCATTTGCGCATTATCGATGGTAA